The window AATTTTTCTCATTTTTTAAGGTCCGGATCGAGCGAGCGACGCTCTAAATAAAGCTTTTGCAGCTCAGCGTTTTCCTCTTTTAGCCGCTCGACGTCGGTGAATAAAAACGCCTTTTCTTTTTGCAGCTGGCGCAGCACTTCAAACGATCGCTTGCCAAATAGCACGTCACCCACGAAGATGCCTGCAAAAACAACGCAGACGATCAGCGCAAGAGCTGCAAAAATCTGCTTAAGCGGTGAAAACGGATTGATAAAATTCAGCCGTTCTTTTAAATTTTTATGCTTCTTTAAAGCTTTTTTAGCGACAGTATCTGCGTTTTGCGGCGCAAAAGAAAATCCTTGCGTGGCAGAATTTATGTCTTGAGCCGCAAAGCCCGTGCCTTGAGAGCTGTAGTCTGCACTTTGAGCCGCAAAGCCCGCGTCTGCTTGCGCGCTACCTTCGTAGTTTCCGCTTGCAGCGGAGCTTTTGCCGCTTAAATTAGAGTTACCACTTGTGGCATCAGAGGCAGAACCTGCTTCGTCTATACCGCGCGAAGCTCCGTTGCGATTTTTCCGGAAGCCAGCCCCTACCTCGCTAAAGCCTCCGCCAAAATTTTCATCGCTATAAAATTCTTCATCGTCAAAAAAATCGTCCTCGTCAAGGTCTGCGTCTGAATATCTGCCTTGCGTGTCCGTATAACCCGCTCCGTCCGCATAGGTACGCTGCGCACCGCCTTTTAAGCCCCGCTTGGACTTTTTTTTAAAAAACATTTTAAATTCGGCTTCCTAAAAACTCGTCCGTCTCGCGCTCGATCTCAAGCAGGCGGTTGTATTTAGCGTTGCGTTCACTTCTTGAGGTCGCGCCCGTTTTGATTTGGCCCGTATTCATCGCGACGGCGAAGTCCGCGATAAAGCTATCTTCGCTCTCGCCGCTTCTGTGGCTCATCACGCAGCGATAGCCTTTGCGCTGAGCTAGGCGGATCGTTTGCATCGTTTGGCTGACGGTACCGATTTGATTTGGCTTGATTAAAATCGCGTTGCCTACGCCCTTGGCGATGCCTTCGCGTAAAATTTTCTCGTTCGTTACAAATAGATCATCGCCCACGAGCTGTACTTTAGAGCCAAGCTTGCTCGTTAGCTTCGCCCAGCCAGCCCAGTCGTCCTCGCTTAGGCCATCCTCGATCGAAAATATCGGATACTTCTCGCAAAGACGTGCGTATCGCTCTATCAGCTCTTCGCTGCTAAATTCTTTGCCTTCTAGCTTATATTTGCCGTTTTCGTACAGCTCGCTAGCTGCGACGTCAAGGGCTAGCTTGATCTGCTCGCCCGCTTTATAGCCTGCTTTTTCGATAGCTTGCATGATTAGTTTGATAGGCTCTTCGTTATCGTTTAAGTTCGGCGCAAATCCGCCCTCGTCGCCCACTGCCGTGCTGTGACCGGCCGCGTTTAGAAGTCCTTTTAGCGTGTGGTAAATTTCGCTCGCCGCTCGCAGCGCGTCGCTAAATTTATCAAATCCAAACGGCATAATCATAAATTCTTGAAAATCTACGCTGTTGTTCGCGTGCGCGCCGCCGTTAATGATATTAAACATCGGCACCGGTAGCACGCTAGCGTTCGCGCCGCCAAGATAGCGATACAAAGGCACGTCAAGGCTTTTAGCCGCCGCGCGCGCTACCGCCATAGATACGCCAAGCACCGCATTTGCGCCCAAATTTGAGTAGTTATCGGTGCCGTCAAGCTCCCTCATCTGCTCATCAAGTGCTTTTTGATCAAACGCATCAAGTCCGATCACGGCTTCGGCGATCTGGGAATTTACGTTTTCTACCGCCTTTAGCACGCCCTTGCCGCAGTATCTTTCGTCTTTGTCGCGAAGTTCCAGCGCCTCGCGTTTGCCCGTGCTTGCGCCGCTTGGAACTATCGCGCTTGCTACGGTGCCGTCGCTTAGAGCTACGGTCGCCTTCACGGTCGGGTTGCCGCGGCTGTCAAGTACCTCTATCGCATAAACATCTTCGATATAAATCATCATTCATCTCCACTTTGTAAATTTTCTTCATCGTCCGCGTCTGCGCTGAAATTTACGCTGCCCATCTGCTCGCGGATCTTTGCAGTGATCTCTTCGGCGATGGCAGGGTTATTCTCTAGATAAATTTTAGCGTTTTCGCGCCCTTGACCTAGCTTAGTGTCGCCGTAGCTGAACCATGCGCCGCTTTTATCAACGATGTCGAGCTTGACGCCGTAATCGATCAGCTCGCCCACCTTGCTGATGCCCTTGCCAAACATTATGTCAAATTCCGCGATCTTAAACGGCGGCGCCACCTTGTTTTTCACGACTTTGACCTTGGCGCGGTTGCCGATACTCTCTTCATTTTGTTTCAAAGTAGCGATCTTGCGTATGTCGATGCGCACTGAAGCGTAAAATTTAAGCGCATTGCCGCCGGTCGTCGTCTCGGGCGTGCCGTAACCCATCGCGCCGATCTTCATACGGATTTGGTTGATAAAGATCACCGTCGTATTCATCTTATGCACGACGCCGGCGAGCTTGCGCAGCGCTTGGCTCATAAGTCGCGCCTGAAGCCCCACATGCTGATCGCCCATATCGCCCTCGATCTCGTTTTTCGGCGTAAGCGCGGCAACGCTATCTACGACGATAAGATCGATCGCACCGCTTTTTGCCAGGGTTTCTACGATATCGAGCGCCTGCTCGCCGAAGTCGGGCTGAGAGACGTAGAGATTGTCGGTATCTACGCCTAAATTTGAAGCATATTTGACGTCCAGCGCGTGCTCGGCGTCCACGAATGCGCAAATTCCGCCCGCCTTTTGGCACTCGGCGATGATGTGAAGCGTAAGCGTCGTCTTTCCTGAGCTCTCTGGCCCGTAAACCTCGATGATGCGCCCTTTCGGCACGCCGCCGATGCCAAGCGCGATGTCAAGCCCCACCGAGCCCGTAGAGATGGCGTCTATCGGCTCGACCTGCTTATCGCCCAGCCGCACAAGCGTGCCCTTGCCGAAAGCTTTGTCGATCGATTTTAGCGCCGCATCCAGCGTCTTTTTCTTTCCCTCGTCCATGTTTTTCCTTAAAAATAAATTCACCTGATTTTACCAAATTTGAAATGAATTTTTGATTATTCGCTCAAATTCGGCGCGGCATCGGAATTTGAAATTTTTCAAAAGCGCAAAAGCTCTGCGCGGCAAGCGGAGAGCATTAAATTTAGCCTTTTAAACGAACCCTGTTTTTCACGTTTTTCTTTAGAAATTCCGCATTTTTATGAGGGCTGTAGCAAAATTTCACTATAATTTCGCAACATTTTGGAATCACGCCGCGCGCGAAATTTAAAGCGGAGCAAAAAGGATAAAATTTGAAGATTTTTAAGTATATAAACGTCGCTCACTCGCCCGACGCCGACGACATTTTTATGTATAAGGCGATTGATTTCGGTTGGGTGAGTTCCAAAAATCTAAAGCTTAGCGCCACCGCGCTTGATATCCAGACGCTAAACGACGAGGCGCTAAAGGGCACATACGAGGCCACGGCGATTAGCTTCGCGCTATATCCTCTTATCTGCGACGAATACACGCTTTTGCGCACGGCGGTGAGCTTCGGCGAGGGCTACGGCCCAAAGCTCGTTAAGAAAAAGGACGCGGTTTTGAAGCGAAATTTCAAAGTCGCGCTCAGCGGCAAACACACGACTAATGCCCTGCTTTTTCGCATGGCCTACCCGCAGGCGCGCATAGTTTATAAAAACTTCCTAGAAATCGAGAGCGCGGTCTTAAGCGGCGAGGTGGACGCGGGAGTACTGATACACGAAAGCATTCTTGACTTTTCGGACGAGCTTTGCGTGGAGCGCGAGATCTGGGATATCTGGAGCGAGCTAGCGGGCGAAAATTTGCCGCTGCCGCTGGGAGGTATGGCGGTTCGCCGCAGCCTGCCGATAACGGATGCCATCGAGTGCGAGCGCGTGCTAACCGAAGGCGTGCGCATCGCCACCGCGCATAAGCCCTTTTTGTCGCACATGCTCATGGAGCGAAATCTCATCCGCGTGGACGACGCAAAGCTCGAAAAATATCTGAGCCTTTATGCTAACGAGGCCTCGATCGAGCTTTCGGGGTCGCAGATAAGGGCGGTAGATAGGCTGTTTGAACTTGGCTACGAGCGCGGATTTTACCCTGCGCCGCTTAGCGCGCAGGAGAATTTTATCCCGCGTGAATATAACGAGATCCGTTTTGCAGACTGCGGCGGGCAAAACCCGATGTAAAGGCGGGCGAGGTTAAAATTTAGCTGAAATTTGAGCCTTGCTTCGGCTGATTTTGCTCGGAACTCTGCCCCTTCGTTTCGGCTAAATTTCTAGGCATTAAGGGGTTTGCGCCTCGGCGAAAATTTTACTTCGGCGTAAAAGCAGGCGCGCGGTAGAATTTTATCTCGTTTTTGATGTGCGGTAATCCGCTTTTGAAATTTAGCCGTAGAGGGCGACGTGGATTTAAATTTGCGCGCAAATTTAACATCAAACTTGCCGCGATTTTACCGCCAGGTTCGTCAATCGACCGCCTGCTGTGGCGTTATTGTCGCGGTGCGATGTTCCGCCTCAAATTTACGGCTATGTGGCGATGAAATTTTACGGTGCGGCGTTGCATTGCGCGGCTGTATTTTGTACCGCAGAGTGCGAGTTGCGCGTGCGACGTAGCGCGCCTCTGAAAACGCATCGCAATCGAGCTAAATTTAATCGCAGCAGCAGCGTTAAATTTTAAGATAGCGTTCGCGTTTTGCACCGTGCGGCGCGGCGGTATCGCTAAATTTTAAAACGATACGGCGCGAGCGGCAAGCGCGAAATTTAGAAATGAAATTTAAAAGGCAAAATTTTGAAAACAAAGCAGATAGATTTTAGCAAATACACCTCCGTGCGTATAGGCGGGAGCTTTGCGGTGCAAATTTTAAAGGACGAGGCCGATTTTGCGGAGTTTGAGAGTATCCGCGAGCGCGCGATCATCGGCGGCGGCAATAATCTGCTCATCTCGCCCGCACCGCCGCACCTTGCGATGCTAAGCGAGGAGTTCGATCGTATAAGCTTAAGCGGTGATGTCCTTAGCATCGGGGCTGCGACGAAGTCGGGTAAAATTTACAACTTCGCCAAAAAGCAAAACATCGGCGGCTTTGAGTTTTTGCGCAACATCCCGGGTCAGCTCGGCGGGCTAATCAAAATGAACGCAGGGCTCGCCGGCGCTAGCATCAGCGATAGCCTGCTTGCCGTGCGCCTGGCTCGCGGCTGGGTGGAGCGCGAGCGGATAAGCTTTGGCTACCGAAGAAGCGGGATCGAGGAGCCGATTTTGGGCGCCGAGTTTAAAATTTCGCGCGGCTTTGATGCCGAACTCGCCGCGGATTTCGCCGCCAAACGCGCCAACCAGCCAAAGGGAGCAAGCTTTGGAAGCTGCTTTAAAAACCCGCCAAATGATGCCGCGGGCAGGCTGATCGAAGCGGCGGGGCTTAAAGGCCACGCGATCGGCGGAGCGAAATTTAGCGAGCAGCACGCCAATTTCATCATAAATTTCGGCGGCGCGAGCTTTGAGGATGTGATTGCGCTCATAAATTTAGCGCAAAGCCGCGTTTTTGAGGAATTCGGTATCGAACTGGAAACCGAAGTCGTGGTGCTATAAAAGGAAATTCGTATATTTTGCCCCGACTAAACTTACTCGGTTGTCCATTCCGTCTTTTTTGCACTGGATTTTTTTATGCTTTGAAATTTTAAAATACCGACGAAATCGTCAAATTTAAAAGCGCTCGAATACAGTGCGCCGATGATACTAACTGCCGTTTCATCGCTTAAAATAGTCGCTACAAAAATAGTCCGCAAAAACAATCAATTTTATCTCGTTTATCTCGCCATGAAAAACAGTTGTTGAATTTTGCGCGCCAAACCGACGCGACCGTCTAAATCGGCATTCCGTAACCGTCTAAGCGGGCAAGCAAATTTAGCCCAGATAGCAGCCCGCTAAAGCCGCGACTGTGACGATGAGAGTAAGCGCGGCCGTTAATTTATATAGTCGCAAAGCTCCCGCGCAGCGACTTTTCATATCGCGGATTTTAGGCGGCTTGCTAGCTAAATTTAACTCCGCAAGCGCCGCGTCAAATTTACCGAAATCAAGCCTCCCCTCCGCAAAATCCTTAAATATAAGCGCGTCAAAATGCAGCCTAACGTGCAGATAAAATAGCCCCGCAAAAGCCGCTAAAAAGCCCGCAATCACGGCAAAATGCGTAAAGATCGTAAGGCAGACGGCAAGCTGAAGCAAATTTAACAAGAAAAACAGCCTATGCGTCGCCAAAAACCTAGCCGTAACCAGCGCCAAGGCTCTATCGTCCGTCCTTTGACGGCATTCCTGCCCCCTGTCTTGCGCCTCTTTTTTGCTTTGCTTCGCATTCGTCATTTTATCTCCTCATTTTGGGCGTTTGCCTTTGGTTAAATTCCCGCTTGTTTTCGCCAAGAATTTTGCAATGCCGCTTGTTTCTAGCCTGCAGATTTTTTAAATTTGATCCCTCAAACCGGACTTGATCAAATTTAGCCTGCGCCTATTTCGCGCTTAAATTTGCCGCACTTGCTTTTGCGAATTTAGCCGGTCTTTACTCCGCTTTCGAATTTACGCGGGCTTCTGTGGCTAGCCGCGCTATCCACTCACGCAGCGAGCTAGCGACTGCGATATTTTCGCGGCGCGATTTTAGCAAATTTAGCGCCTCGTCAAAGCCCAGCCCCGCATAAATCACCAACCAAGCAAGCAACACCGACGCACTCCTGCCGTAGCCAAGCGCGCAGCAGACCAGCACTTTTTTGCCGTTTGTTTCGGCGGCTCGTTCGTTTGAGTTTGCAAGAGCTTGCCCCGCCTCGGCGATTTCGCCTTCGTTTGCCGTGCCACGCGTTTGCGAATTTACCCGCGAGTCCGCTTGCTCGTTAAATTTCAAATCTCGCCCGTGCGCGCAGCCCGCCTTGGCGCTAAAATTTGATCCTAGTTCCATCCTTTGCTGCAAATTTTCGCCGCCGCAGAGAGTCGTTTTCACGAGTCGCTCAAGTTCGTCCGCGCCGCGTTTTAGCTCGTCCGCGCCGGGCGTTATCATATCTAGCATAGGCACGCTCGCGTAAATTTGCGCGCCGCCAGGCCGCTCAAACTCGGCCGCGCAGTCTAGCACCGCGTCAAATTTACCCGCTTCCTTAACCGAGCCTAGATACAACCCGGGCAAAATCTCGTCTGAAAGCCGGCGTCCGCGTAGCCAAAAAAGCGCATTTAACCGCGCGATGCAAAGATAAGGAAAAAGTAAAGCTTTAGCCGCGGCGGCGTGACAGCCTCGCTCGTTTTTAGCAAAAACTCCCGCGCCCAAAAACGCATAACCGCAAGCAACCAGCGCGAAACTAAGGCTCGCCCACGATAGCCACAGCATCCACGCGCCCCAAATTTTAGCTCCCACAATCGCCGCAAAAAGCGTCAAAAACGCAAATCCCAGATATAATGCCGCCCATTTGTAGCGAGCGGGCTCCCTAGCTATAGCGAAACTAAGCGGCGCGCCCTCTAGCGGACGAATCAGTAGCACCAAGCAGCCCGCGGCCAGCCCTGTCGGAATGTCGATAAAATGGTGCTGATACGTGGTCAGCACGCTAAGGCCGATGAGCGCAAACCACGCCGCAAGCGCCGCCTTAAGCCAAACCGCGCGCGCCTTGCGAAGGTAAAATGCGCCCACCACGACGCAAAGTATGATGTGCAGCGAGGGAGCTTGATTAAACGGGAGGTCAAAGGCGGCCAGGCTTGAGAACAAAAAGCCGCTAAGTCCCGAAACTGCGGGCTTTTCCCACGACATTTGCAGAGGAAAAGCGATAAAAAACAGCGTCGCGATCATCTGCGCGACTAGCAGCTGCGTAACGTAGCGCGCGAGCTCCCCGGCGTCACGGCAGAGGAAAA is drawn from Campylobacter sp. and contains these coding sequences:
- a CDS encoding menaquinone biosynthesis family protein, whose protein sequence is MKIFKYINVAHSPDADDIFMYKAIDFGWVSSKNLKLSATALDIQTLNDEALKGTYEATAISFALYPLICDEYTLLRTAVSFGEGYGPKLVKKKDAVLKRNFKVALSGKHTTNALLFRMAYPQARIVYKNFLEIESAVLSGEVDAGVLIHESILDFSDELCVEREIWDIWSELAGENLPLPLGGMAVRRSLPITDAIECERVLTEGVRIATAHKPFLSHMLMERNLIRVDDAKLEKYLSLYANEASIELSGSQIRAVDRLFELGYERGFYPAPLSAQENFIPREYNEIRFADCGGQNPM
- a CDS encoding UDP-N-acetylmuramate dehydrogenase; the protein is MKTKQIDFSKYTSVRIGGSFAVQILKDEADFAEFESIRERAIIGGGNNLLISPAPPHLAMLSEEFDRISLSGDVLSIGAATKSGKIYNFAKKQNIGGFEFLRNIPGQLGGLIKMNAGLAGASISDSLLAVRLARGWVERERISFGYRRSGIEEPILGAEFKISRGFDAELAADFAAKRANQPKGASFGSCFKNPPNDAAGRLIEAAGLKGHAIGGAKFSEQHANFIINFGGASFEDVIALINLAQSRVFEEFGIELETEVVVL
- the recA gene encoding recombinase RecA, whose amino-acid sequence is MDEGKKKTLDAALKSIDKAFGKGTLVRLGDKQVEPIDAISTGSVGLDIALGIGGVPKGRIIEVYGPESSGKTTLTLHIIAECQKAGGICAFVDAEHALDVKYASNLGVDTDNLYVSQPDFGEQALDIVETLAKSGAIDLIVVDSVAALTPKNEIEGDMGDQHVGLQARLMSQALRKLAGVVHKMNTTVIFINQIRMKIGAMGYGTPETTTGGNALKFYASVRIDIRKIATLKQNEESIGNRAKVKVVKNKVAPPFKIAEFDIMFGKGISKVGELIDYGVKLDIVDKSGAWFSYGDTKLGQGRENAKIYLENNPAIAEEITAKIREQMGSVNFSADADDEENLQSGDE
- the eno gene encoding phosphopyruvate hydratase; the protein is MIYIEDVYAIEVLDSRGNPTVKATVALSDGTVASAIVPSGASTGKREALELRDKDERYCGKGVLKAVENVNSQIAEAVIGLDAFDQKALDEQMRELDGTDNYSNLGANAVLGVSMAVARAAAKSLDVPLYRYLGGANASVLPVPMFNIINGGAHANNSVDFQEFMIMPFGFDKFSDALRAASEIYHTLKGLLNAAGHSTAVGDEGGFAPNLNDNEEPIKLIMQAIEKAGYKAGEQIKLALDVAASELYENGKYKLEGKEFSSEELIERYARLCEKYPIFSIEDGLSEDDWAGWAKLTSKLGSKVQLVGDDLFVTNEKILREGIAKGVGNAILIKPNQIGTVSQTMQTIRLAQRKGYRCVMSHRSGESEDSFIADFAVAMNTGQIKTGATSRSERNAKYNRLLEIERETDEFLGSRI
- a CDS encoding phosphatase PAP2/dual specificity phosphatase family protein, producing the protein MKTKLFLSQLAALVVVAAIFYASYGATNALASARANVPEIYFAWERAVPFWVWSIVPYWSLNLLYALGFFLCRDAGELARYVTQLLVAQMIATLFFIAFPLQMSWEKPAVSGLSGFLFSSLAAFDLPFNQAPSLHIILCVVVGAFYLRKARAVWLKAALAAWFALIGLSVLTTYQHHFIDIPTGLAAGCLVLLIRPLEGAPLSFAIAREPARYKWAALYLGFAFLTLFAAIVGAKIWGAWMLWLSWASLSFALVACGYAFLGAGVFAKNERGCHAAAAKALLFPYLCIARLNALFWLRGRRLSDEILPGLYLGSVKEAGKFDAVLDCAAEFERPGGAQIYASVPMLDMITPGADELKRGADELERLVKTTLCGGENLQQRMELGSNFSAKAGCAHGRDLKFNEQADSRVNSQTRGTANEGEIAEAGQALANSNERAAETNGKKVLVCCALGYGRSASVLLAWLVIYAGLGFDEALNLLKSRRENIAVASSLREWIARLATEARVNSKAE